In the Campylobacter lari genome, GCGATTGATAATACTTATTCAAGTGGGTATTTTTTAAATCCGCTTGAGCTTGGAGTGGATATTTCAGTAATTGCCGCAACTAAGTACTTAAGTGGGCATTCAGATGTAACCATGGGTATAGTAGTGATTAATGAAAAAGAATGGAAGAATTTTGACAAATTACCAGAAGCTTTAGGATTTACTACAAGTCCTGATGATGCTTATTTAGTGCTTCGTGGTATGAGAACTTTAGATGTAAGAATGAAAGCACATGAAAAAAGTGCAGATGAGGTAGTAGAGTTTTTACAAAGTAGAAAAGAAGTTAAAACAATCTTTTATCCAAAATTAAAAACTCATCCAAACCATGAAGTTTTTATGCGCGATCATAAAGGTGCTAATGGTATGGTAACGATTGAATTTGCAGATGGTATTTCTAAAGAACAAGCTATTGAGTTTGTAGATAATTTAGAGTATTTTTCAATCGGTGCAAGCTGGGGTGGATATGAGAGTTTAGCTACTGTTACTACTCCGCCAAGAACTGCAACAGATTGGAGTGCTAGAGGACCTTTTGTGAGATTTCATATAGGTCTTGAAGATAGTAAGGATTTGATTGCTGATTTAAAACAAGCATTTGAA is a window encoding:
- the metC gene encoding cystathionine beta-lyase, whose protein sequence is MNNKTKLIHLGRGDQNAEVRSVNPTLMRASTILFKDHATWQKYRELRKTDRVLSYGARGTATNFELEKLICELEGGHRAQLFPTGLAALAMVLLNYASKDAHFLITDAIYGPVRTICDLFLTKMGVEIDFLKADASDVEEKIKPNTKLILCESPGSILYEIIDLPKLCEIAHKHNIPVAIDNTYSSGYFLNPLELGVDISVIAATKYLSGHSDVTMGIVVINEKEWKNFDKLPEALGFTTSPDDAYLVLRGMRTLDVRMKAHEKSADEVVEFLQSRKEVKTIFYPKLKTHPNHEVFMRDHKGANGMVTIEFADGISKEQAIEFVDNLEYFSIGASWGGYESLATVTTPPRTATDWSARGPFVRFHIGLEDSKDLIADLKQAFEKINFKG